AACTTTCTCTTTTGCTTAAATAATGGATTTGCTACATGATCGCGCATTTCGTAAAAATTATCGATAGCTAAATCAGCAATCGCATCGGTATCTTCTTTACGTGCTTTTTCATACGCTTTAAAAGTAGCTTGCCAATCTCCTTCGTGCGTATCAAGAATCCTATCAAATACGGTTACATCTTCAAACGATGCATTCATTCCTTGTCCATAAAACGGAACAATCGCATGTGCTGCATCTCCCATTAATAAAGTTTTGTTTTGATAATGCCAAGGTGAGCATTTTACCGTTCCTAAAGCTCCAGTCGGATTATTAATAAACTCATCTTTAATACTTGGTATCAACGCTAAGGCATCTGAAAATTCTTTTTCAAAAAACTCAGTTACCTTTTCTTCGGAAGTTAAATTATTGAAATTGTATTCCCCTTCATCAAAACTTAAAAACAAGGTTACCGTAAAACTTCCATCTAAGTTCGGCAAAGCGATTAGCATATACTCTCCTCGGGGCCAAATATGCAAATGATCTTTACTTATTTGATGTTTTCCCGACTTGTCTGCAGGAATTTCTAATTCCTTGTATCCGTGTGTCAAGAAATTCTGCGAATAACTGAACAAGAATTTTCTTTCTAAATAGTAGCTTTTTCTCAATGCAGACCCTGCACCATCTGTTCCAAAAATCACATCTCCTTCTACTGAAAACTCTTCCTTCGTATTGTAATTTTTAAAATGCGCTACAGTATTTTCAATATCTACCGAAGTACATTCTGTATTAAAATGAATGCTTACATTTTCATGTGCTTCCGCTTCGTTTAATAAGATTCCGTTTAAGTCTCCTCTTGAAATAGAATTGATGTACTCTCCTTCTCTACCTGAATAATTAGAAACAAACGTATTCCCTTCTCTATCGTGCATTAAACGTCCGTACATCGGAATACAAATTTCCCGCGCTTTTTCTTCCACACCACATAAGCGAAGCGCTTTAAATCCACGATCCGATAATGCTAAGTTGATAGAACGTCCTGCTGAGATATCAGTAACTCTTAAATCTGGACGACTTTCATACATATCCACTTTATATCCTCTTTGTGCTAAACGAAGTGCTAATAAACTTCCGCATAAACCAGCACCTATGATTACTATGTTGTCTTTTTTACTCATTTATTATTTGAATCGCTTTTTTATATGTTTCTTCACTTGTTTTAGTGTGAATTTCAGGAATAAATTTTTCTCTTGGCGTACCGTTTGCATGAAACAGTTTTTCAACAGGAAAACATAAATTGATCTTAGTATTTGGTAATCTATCACATTCAATAGCTC
The nucleotide sequence above comes from Tenacibaculum singaporense. Encoded proteins:
- a CDS encoding FAD-dependent oxidoreductase; this encodes MSKKDNIVIIGAGLCGSLLALRLAQRGYKVDMYESRPDLRVTDISAGRSINLALSDRGFKALRLCGVEEKAREICIPMYGRLMHDREGNTFVSNYSGREGEYINSISRGDLNGILLNEAEAHENVSIHFNTECTSVDIENTVAHFKNYNTKEEFSVEGDVIFGTDGAGSALRKSYYLERKFLFSYSQNFLTHGYKELEIPADKSGKHQISKDHLHIWPRGEYMLIALPNLDGSFTVTLFLSFDEGEYNFNNLTSEEKVTEFFEKEFSDALALIPSIKDEFINNPTGALGTVKCSPWHYQNKTLLMGDAAHAIVPFYGQGMNASFEDVTVFDRILDTHEGDWQATFKAYEKARKEDTDAIADLAIDNFYEMRDHVANPLFKQKRKLEMDLEKTFPTEYFSKYSMVTFNEEIPYAEAMKKGRAQDKALLNMVAHHDLDVITDLNEVLKKVQEETNEILEEDKIAGL